In one Leptospira mayottensis 200901116 genomic region, the following are encoded:
- a CDS encoding ubiquinone/menaquinone biosynthesis methyltransferase, which yields MFQMPHVDTKAGFVRENFNKIASKYDRFNDWNSFLLHRIWKNRLVREIEENLPDRLHVMDLCCGTGDISVRLENSSRVDHITCVDFSENMLEIAKTRLKEQTEKGRVRFEIGDATELKNFQDFQFDVVSIGFGLRNVDDLFKAIREIFRVLKPGGLFLNLDVGKVKNPWIRWIADFYFFKIVPILGYILWGGKNEMFDYLPVSSLVYPDQENLKSILEKLGFQEVRYKNFVFGNAVLHIAKKPL from the coding sequence ATGTTTCAGATGCCTCATGTCGATACCAAAGCGGGTTTTGTTCGAGAGAATTTCAACAAGATCGCGAGTAAATACGATCGATTCAACGATTGGAATAGCTTTCTACTTCATAGGATTTGGAAAAATCGGTTGGTTCGTGAAATTGAAGAAAATCTTCCCGACCGTTTACATGTAATGGATCTTTGTTGTGGAACCGGAGATATTTCGGTGCGCTTGGAAAATTCTTCTCGGGTCGATCATATTACTTGTGTGGATTTTTCGGAAAACATGCTTGAGATTGCAAAAACTCGTCTTAAAGAACAAACCGAAAAAGGTCGAGTCCGTTTCGAGATAGGAGATGCGACAGAACTCAAGAATTTTCAGGATTTTCAGTTCGATGTGGTTTCAATCGGCTTCGGTCTCCGCAATGTGGATGATCTCTTCAAAGCGATTAGGGAAATTTTCAGAGTTTTAAAACCAGGGGGATTGTTTCTCAATTTGGATGTGGGTAAGGTTAAAAATCCTTGGATTCGTTGGATCGCAGATTTTTATTTCTTTAAAATAGTTCCAATTCTCGGTTATATTCTTTGGGGCGGGAAGAACGAGATGTTCGATTATCTTCCGGTTTCTTCCCTTGTTTATCCGGATCAAGAAAATCTAAAGTCGATTCTTGAAAAACTGGGTTTTCAAGAAGTACGATATAAAAATTTTGTTTTCGGAAATGCAGTTTTGCATATCGCAAAAAAACCTCTTTAA
- a CDS encoding MotA/TolQ/ExbB proton channel family protein → MEVLFAKGGWVSILILIVSFVNLGLFIRVRTFLPILKKNILSRLRDNDPNGNKDKQNPDLKSILEDSEEFFRREFFVPETMISWIRNLAGIATMLGLLGTVIGISVAFEEMKNAGTVSLEIFSEGIRLALNTTIQGLCIAIPSVLGFQYLKVILHKTEIELKSSIDNKNVDAIKT, encoded by the coding sequence GTGGAAGTTTTATTTGCAAAAGGAGGATGGGTTTCAATTCTCATTTTAATTGTAAGTTTCGTCAATCTTGGACTTTTTATCAGAGTTCGTACCTTTCTTCCGATCCTCAAAAAAAATATTCTTTCAAGACTCCGAGATAACGATCCAAACGGAAACAAAGACAAACAAAACCCGGATTTAAAATCCATCCTCGAAGATTCAGAAGAATTCTTTCGTAGAGAATTTTTCGTTCCGGAAACGATGATCTCTTGGATTCGAAATCTCGCCGGAATCGCTACGATGCTCGGACTTCTCGGAACCGTAATCGGAATCTCGGTTGCTTTCGAAGAGATGAAAAACGCAGGTACGGTAAGTTTAGAAATTTTCTCCGAAGGAATTCGACTTGCCTTAAATACTACAATTCAAGGATTATGCATAGCCATTCCTTCCGTTCTCGGGTTTCAATACCTCAAAGTTATACTTCATAAAACGGAAATAGAACTTAAATCTTCGATCGACAACAAAAACGTCGATGCAATAAAAACCTAG
- a CDS encoding ExbD/TolR family protein, which produces MKKNLQKRKNLLEGDDSPLDMTSMLDVVFILLIFVMVAMSFQKEVHSLPVVLPKAKVETGGSGTKKEIFLLKSGNIRYAKLDFTEADWKQIVSKKEFQNQVVWIYGDKDIGYGKFVFVLNSLKNSNLKELHLAIKKE; this is translated from the coding sequence ATGAAAAAGAATCTACAAAAAAGGAAAAACCTTTTAGAAGGCGACGATTCTCCTCTCGACATGACGAGTATGTTGGACGTGGTTTTTATTCTTTTAATTTTCGTCATGGTCGCAATGAGTTTCCAAAAAGAAGTTCATTCCTTACCCGTAGTTCTCCCTAAAGCGAAGGTGGAAACTGGCGGAAGCGGGACTAAAAAAGAGATCTTTCTTTTAAAAAGCGGGAATATACGTTATGCGAAGTTAGACTTTACGGAAGCCGATTGGAAACAGATCGTCTCCAAAAAAGAATTTCAAAACCAAGTTGTGTGGATTTACGGAGACAAAGATATCGGTTACGGGAAGTTCGTATTTGTATTGAACAGTTTGAAAAACTCAAATCTGAAAGAACTTCATCTCGCAATCAAGAAAGAGTGA
- a CDS encoding nucleotide pyrophosphohydrolase — protein sequence MNENELSLRQAQKKVDEWISDFGVRYFSELTNLAILMEEVGEFARLVARKYGDQSFKKGEDPEGISKEVGDILFVLICLANQMGISLEDALRATLKKNTERDKDRHKENPKLRS from the coding sequence ATGAATGAAAACGAACTGTCTCTTAGACAAGCTCAGAAAAAAGTAGACGAGTGGATTTCCGATTTCGGGGTTCGGTATTTTTCGGAACTCACGAATCTTGCAATTCTCATGGAAGAGGTGGGGGAATTTGCGAGGTTAGTAGCGAGAAAATATGGAGATCAATCTTTTAAGAAAGGAGAGGATCCGGAAGGAATTTCCAAGGAAGTGGGGGATATTCTTTTTGTTTTAATATGTCTTGCAAATCAAATGGGAATTTCCCTGGAAGATGCGTTACGTGCCACTTTGAAGAAAAACACTGAAAGAGATAAGGATCGTCACAAAGAAAATCCGAAACTTCGGTCTTGA
- a CDS encoding DUF1574 domain-containing protein, producing MGAPKRQNLIPLFRKKLLTVPLLFFIFAFSLDRLLSSQWVRPYTEAGAEYYFYEIKDKVLAALIEEKSVAEKDKKVLIFFGTSHMGEFSLDTIRKKRTDLIVYNFSAPSAPFSYHNYNFERILSAGLKPDYAILEFYPDSMTDFCNRYPLRYSYDLPYFIRYAKEFSTNDWDTFLRSRVFRTTVFPPRFKEAMARIKDPHSKDTMLKIRNLLINESDKFKGGIPNVLLTNTPPEKLEEESEKYYNDTYRYIKISPVQRKFLFQFLETAEKNGVKVVLWSPLLYEGLEKRVKSAEFYPSWEKLRKQIISEFKNVYSLDMNDFRAEVKCRKYIDSHHLSGGCYPEPTAILIDRLDIQR from the coding sequence ATGGGTGCTCCAAAACGACAGAACTTGATCCCTTTGTTTCGTAAAAAACTGTTAACGGTTCCGCTTTTATTTTTTATCTTCGCTTTTTCTTTGGATCGTCTTTTGTCTTCGCAGTGGGTAAGGCCTTACACCGAAGCCGGGGCGGAATATTACTTTTATGAAATAAAAGACAAGGTACTTGCAGCCTTGATTGAAGAGAAATCTGTGGCGGAAAAAGACAAAAAAGTTTTGATCTTTTTCGGAACTTCTCACATGGGAGAATTCTCTCTCGATACGATCCGTAAAAAAAGAACGGATCTGATCGTATATAATTTTTCCGCTCCTTCGGCTCCTTTTTCGTATCATAACTATAATTTTGAAAGGATACTTTCTGCTGGACTAAAACCGGACTACGCGATTTTGGAATTCTATCCCGATTCTATGACAGATTTTTGTAATCGTTACCCCCTACGTTATTCTTACGATCTTCCGTATTTTATACGTTATGCGAAGGAGTTTTCTACAAACGATTGGGACACGTTTTTGAGATCCAGGGTTTTTAGAACCACTGTGTTCCCTCCGAGATTCAAGGAGGCAATGGCAAGAATTAAAGATCCACATTCCAAAGATACGATGCTTAAAATTCGAAATCTTCTGATAAACGAATCGGATAAATTCAAAGGAGGAATTCCGAACGTGTTGTTGACAAATACTCCTCCCGAAAAATTAGAGGAGGAATCTGAAAAATACTACAACGACACTTATCGTTATATCAAGATATCTCCCGTGCAGAGAAAATTCCTGTTTCAGTTTTTGGAAACCGCGGAAAAAAACGGAGTCAAAGTTGTACTTTGGTCCCCTCTTCTTTATGAAGGATTGGAAAAGAGGGTTAAATCCGCAGAATTTTATCCTAGCTGGGAAAAACTCCGTAAACAAATTATATCAGAATTTAAGAATGTATATTCCTTGGATATGAACGATTTCCGTGCTGAAGTGAAATGTAGGAAGTATATTGATTCTCATCATTTAAGTGGGGGTTGTTATCCCGAACCGACGGCAATTTTGATTGATCGATTGGATATACAAAGATGA